Proteins encoded together in one Papaver somniferum cultivar HN1 unplaced genomic scaffold, ASM357369v1 unplaced-scaffold_21, whole genome shotgun sequence window:
- the LOC113340008 gene encoding transcription factor bHLH89-like: MEKFQGPTSNHHCFGGNLDQGVLQQCHGNTSFNFSYGAPYFNLEEESFTIQEEQQQQEEPNTNQQSSLSLSVPITSLEDKMPFLEMLKSVDSPYYSDPSPAPLNPHFKMLLTLQQQHQHQQIPHFSGSSSSDQSSMDYYYSHQLEASQPVAFQPQSCVTATKVENQAHSSIKSEDNKENGEQEHMEQLEQDHAQDYYLSLHLESANNENNKTDNGELGGEPPNHSSPESLNCRQTVSSPTTTCCLAETESCISPHDMPPSKTKSASKQALPAARLVTSSTTATTSGGGGGHEREKKKRKRTRPNKNREEVESQRMTHIAVERNRRRQMNDHLNALRSLMPSSFVQRGDQASIIGGAIDFVKELEQLLHSLEAKKRTRTSSEDEDDNEKVGVEEYKGRRRNRTCGNHSSLAPFLGFFSAPQYTSYSSSLFLKNDAEEEDEKEEEEVINEDELRIMSSNNIKRSSNEHEYYSLSLLSPSSWLGVDIEVVVVQTHVNLKILGPRKSGQLVRVIAALEQDLRLTILHLNITSFEQSVLYSFNLKIEDDCKLGGSADEIATAVYQIFSSTNNQLHLIS; the protein is encoded by the exons atggagaaattccaaggACCCACCAGCAACCACCACTGT TTTGGAGGAAATTTGGATCAAGGGGTTTTGCAACAATGTCATGGAAATACTAGTTTCAATTTCAGCTATGGAGCACCGTATTTTAATCTAGAGGAAGAAAGCTTCACAATTCAGGAGGAACAGCAACAGCAAGAGGAACCCAACACAAATCAACAATCTTCTCTTTCACTTTCTGTCCCAATTACAAGCTTAGAAGACAAAATGCCGTTTCTGGAGATGTTAAAGAGTGTGGATTCACCTTATTATTCAGACCCATCACCAGCACCACTAAACCCCCACTTCAAGATGCTACTCACATTGCAACagcaacatcaacatcaacagaTTCCTCATTTTAGTGGTAGCAGCAGTAGTGACCAGTCGTCTATGGATTACTACTACTCTCATCAATTGGAAGCATCCCAGCCAGTGGCATTTCAACCTCAAAGCTGTGTCACCGCCACCAAAGTGGAAAATCAAGCACATTCCTCTATCAAATCGGAAGATAACAAGGAGAATGGAGAGCAAGAGCACATGGAGCAGCTAGAACAAGATCATGCCCAGGACTACTACTTGTCTTTGCATCTTGAGAGTGCTAATAATGAGAATAACAAGACTGATAATGGAGAATTAGGCGGAGAACCCCCAAATCATTCTTCACCGGAGTCCTTGAACTGCAGACAGACTGTCTCATCCCCCACCACCACGTGCTGCTTGGCTGAAACCGAGAGCTGCATAAGCCCACATGATATGCCGCCATCAAAGACAAAATCGGCCAGTAAACAAGCATTGCCAGCTGCCCGACTAGTCACTAGCAGTACTACTGCCAccactagtggtggtggtggtggacatGAGCgtgagaagaaaaagagaaagcgAACGAGGCCCAACAAAAACAGAGAAGAAGTGGAAAGCCAAAGAATGACTCACATTGCTGTGGAACGCAACAGGAGAAGACAAATGAATGATCACCTCAACGCCCTCCGCTCCCTCATGCCTTCCTCTTTCGTTCAAAGG GGGGACCAAGCTTCAATCATAGGAGGTGCCATAGATTTTGTGAAAGAACTGGAGCAACTGTTACATTCTCTCGAGGCTAAGAAGAGAACGAGAACTTCTTCAGAGGATGAGGATGACAATGAGAAGGTTGGTGTCGAAGAATACAAGGGGAGGAGGAGGAACAGAACCTGCGGTAATCATTCCTCATTGGCTCCATTTCTTGGGTTCTTCTCAGCGCCCCAGTATACCTCTTACTCATCATCCTTGTTTCTTAAAAATGAtgctgaggaagaagatgagaaggaggaggaggaggtgattAATGAGGATGAATTGAGGATAATGAGCTCTAATAACATCAAGCGCAGTAGTAATGAGCACGAGTACTACTCTTTGTCATTGTTATCGCCATCGTCTTGGTTGGGCGTGGACATTGAAGTTGTAGTGGTTCAAACACACGTGAACCTGAAAATTCTAGGACCAAGAAAGTCAGGACAATTGGTGAGAGTCATTGCTGCATTAGAACAAGATCTTAGACTTACCATCTTACACCTTAATATCACTTCTTTCGAACAATCGGTTCTCTACTCTTTCAATCTCAAG ATAGAAGATGATTGTAAGCTTGGAGGTTCAGCCGATGAGATTGCAACTGCAGTTTACCAAATTTTCAGCAGTACCAACAACCAGTTACATCTGATTAGCTAA
- the LOC113340009 gene encoding probable polyamine transporter At1g31830, with protein sequence MKLRNTGAREAASIQMGSFNNVEYTEVDMRGVPVLDNIKKVSMVPLIFLIFYEVSGGPFGIEDSVKAAGPLLALVGFLVFPFIWSVPEALITAEMGTMFPENGGYVTWVASALGPYWGFMQGWMKWLSGVIDNALYPVLFLDYLKSAIPALGGGWPRALAVVILTIAFTYMNYRGLTIVGWFAVFLGVFSIIPFMVMGFISIPKLEPSNWLAVDIHNVSWGLYLNTLFWNLNYWDSISTLAGEVANPKRTLPKALFYALILVVCAYFFPLLIGTGAVPVERDLWTDGYFSDIAKIIGEVWLRYWIQGAAALSNMGCFVTEMSSDSFQLLGMAERGIIPEFFAKRSRYGTPSVGILFSASGVLLLSWMSFQEIVAAENFLYCFGMILEFIAFIRLRMKYPAVARPYKIPVGTVGSILICVPPTILICVVLALASVKVMLVSFAAIVVGSVLPPLFGYTERRGWLKFSTSAALPDLFTLNRDSSQSLVR encoded by the exons ATG AAATTGAGGAACACAGGAGCTAGGGAAGCTGCTTCAATTCAAATGGGGAGCTTCAATAATGTGGAGTATACTGAAGTTGATATGAGAGGGGTTCCAGTCTTGGATAATATCAAAAAAGTTTCTATGGTGCCCCTCATTTTTCTCATCTTCTATGAGGTATCTGGAGGACCATTTGGTATTGAAGACAGTGTTAAAGCAGCTGGCCCTCTCCTTGCACTTGTTGGTTTTCTGGTTTTTCCCTTCATATGGAGTGTCCCCGAAGCGTTAATCACTGCTGAAATGGGTACCATGTTTCCAGAGAATGGAGGTTATGTTACCTGGGTTGCATCAGCTTTGGGTCCTTACTGGGGTTTTATGCAGGGTTGGATGAAATGGCTTAGTGGGGTTATTGATAATGCTCTGTACCCTGTGCTGTTTCTTGATTATTTGAAATCAGCTATCCCTGCTCTAGGTGGAGGCTGGCCGAGGGCATTGGCAGTTGTCATTTTAACAATAGCTTTTACTTACATGAACTATAGAGGTTTAACTATTGTGGGGTGGTTCGCTGTCTTCTTAGGAGTCTTCTCAATTATTCCTTTCATGGTTATGGGATTTATTTCAATCCCCAAATTGGAACCTTCCAACTGGCTTGCGGTAGATATTCATAACGTCAGTTGGGGTTTATATCTCAACACtctattttggaatttgaattattGGGATTCAATCAGTACACTGGCGGGAGAAGTTGCTAACCCAAAAAGGACTCTTCCAAAGGCTTTGTTTTATGCCCTAATCTTGGTTGTCTGTGCATACTTCTTCCCTCTTCTTATTGGTACGGGTGCTGTCCCAGTTGAACGTGATTTGTGGACTGATGGATATTTTTCAGACATTGCAAAAATCATAGGGGAAGTCTGGTTGAGATATTGGATACAAGGTGCTGCAGCATTATCAAACATGGGATGTTTTGTAACAGAGATGAGCAGTGATTCTTTCCAACTTCTCGGGATGGCAGAACGTGGAATTATTCCTGAGTTCTTTGCCAAGAGATCACGTTACGGTACCCCTTCAGTTGGTATTTTGTTCTCTGCTTCAGGAGTGCTTTTGTTGTCCTGGATGAGCTTTCAGGAGATTGTAGCTGCAGAAAACTTTCTTTACTGTTTTGGGATGATACTGGAGTTTATAGCATTTATTCGCCTAAGGATGAAGTACCCTGCAGTGGCAAGACCTTATAAAATTCCTGTTGGAACGGTCGGTTCTATATTAATTTGTGTGCCTCCAACTATATTGATTTGTGTGGTTTTAGCTCTCGCTTCTGTGAAGGTAATGCTCGTAAGTTTCGCAGCAATAGTGGTTGGGTCCGTTTTGCCACCTTTATTTGGATACACTGAGAGAAGGGGATGGTTAAAGTTCTCTACCAGCGCTGCTCTTCCTGATCTTTTCACTTTAAATCGAGACAGTTCCCAGTCTTTAGTCCGTTAA